GGCGTTGCAACAATGCCTTAAACCGGTATTGTTGAAGGTTGCAGACCATAACTAACGATTCAATAAACCGGGCGCAGGCTAAATGAACAATCAATACTCATTTGCTTTTTTCTTATTAATACTTGTTTTATATTTTATTTTTTGTTATCATTACATGTACAATCAAAACCTCCCAACATGAAAATACTCTACTTCTCCAGGCTGGTAGCAATGATAGTGTTAGGAATCATTAACATGACAGTGTTATCACCGTACGCGATGGGTCAGACATGTGCTGCTCCCTCCGTCATCTTCACCGGTTCCGCTGCACCGGATGTGGCCTCCTTCCAATGGTTGCAGGTTCCGGGTGCGACAAAATATAAACTGCGGATCAAACCCTTTAAAACTCAAACGTGGTCCAATTATTCAGCCACGGTGCCCTTCCTGCAGGTAAGTCCATATGTTGGCTTCTTCACATTTCAGATGAGGAGTATCTGTTCAGTACTAAAAAGCGACTGGTCGCCACAACAGGAAGCCTGCTTCAACTGCAAACTCGAGGTGGAACCTAATAATAAACTGGGCCAGGCTTTGATGACAGAAGGTGCGGAAGAATACTGGGTATATGGCACGGTTTCCGTTGCCGGCGACACCGATTTTTTCTGCATTAAACCATTCCCGGGCGATGGTTTTTTGACTGTTTCCCTGAATTATGGTGGATCTGAAAAATACAGGATTGCAGCATACACAAAAAGCGGAAGCTATATCGGAGCTTCATCAAGTCAATTGAAAAATCTCAATGGAAATGATACCATATGCTTCATGGTGTATGGCAAAGATGCTTCACAATACAACAGTGAAAAGCCATACTCCGTTTTGGTGAAAAGAAGCAGTATGCCACAAAAGTATGGAGCTACCGACCTGTCGGACAATGTAACAACATCCATGCAGCGATTTGATCTATCTGTTTTTCCCAATCCTGCTACGGATGCCATCACCATTATGAGCAACATTTTTACCGCTGATAATCCTGCATCCAGGCAAATCACGATCTATAATTCAATGGGTGAGCGAATCATCCACAAGACACTTGATTTTTACCCAACAGAAGACTACCATATAAACATCAGCGGACTATCACCCGGCATTTACTACCTGCAACTTTCAAGCGCCAATGCGATGGTGACAACAAGTTTTGTTAAGGATTAATCATTTAACCTTCCCTGAAAAAGGTTGCGTGCCGGGCAGCC
The DNA window shown above is from Chitinophagales bacterium and carries:
- a CDS encoding T9SS type A sorting domain-containing protein, yielding MKILYFSRLVAMIVLGIINMTVLSPYAMGQTCAAPSVIFTGSAAPDVASFQWLQVPGATKYKLRIKPFKTQTWSNYSATVPFLQVSPYVGFFTFQMRSICSVLKSDWSPQQEACFNCKLEVEPNNKLGQALMTEGAEEYWVYGTVSVAGDTDFFCIKPFPGDGFLTVSLNYGGSEKYRIAAYTKSGSYIGASSSQLKNLNGNDTICFMVYGKDASQYNSEKPYSVLVKRSSMPQKYGATDLSDNVTTSMQRFDLSVFPNPATDAITIMSNIFTADNPASRQITIYNSMGERIIHKTLDFYPTEDYHINISGLSPGIYYLQLSSANAMVTTSFVKD